The Solicola gregarius DNA window GCCCGATCACTCGGCAGTATTCTCAGTGTACAAATGTTCACTGTCGGAGGTGCGAAGTGGCGCGGACCCGCTCCACGCGCGGACTAGCGCGTCGGCTGCTCGCGTCGTCGTTCGTCGATTCGCTGACGACTCCGCACAGCATCGACCGGTTCCTCGAGCATGTCCACCCCATGCTCACCGTCCACGACGTACGCGCGCGCGTCGTCGAGGTCACCCACGAGACCGGCCTCGCCAGCACGGTGGTGCTCGAGCCGAACGACGCCTGGGACCACTTCACCCCCGGCCAACACGTGCAGTTCGGCGTCGAGGTCGACGGCAAGCGCCGGATCCGCTGCTTCTCGGTCTCGAGCTCGGCGTACCGCGACGACGGCCGGTTCAGCGTGACGGTCAAGGTCCACCCCGACGGCTACGTCTCCCAGTTCCTCCGCCACGAGCTGCGCGCCGGGACACTCGTGCACCTGTCCCGCGCGGAGGGCGAGTTCGTCCTGCCCGCGACCGTGCCGGACGACCTGCTGCTGATCAGCGGCGGCAGCGGCGTCACGCCGGTCATGTCGATGCTGCGCAGCCTCCGCGACGGCGGCCACTCGCGGCCGGTGACCTTCCTGCACTACGCGCGTACGCGCGACGACGAGATCTTCGCGGCCGAGCTGGACGAGATCGAGGCGAGCTGCCCGTGGGTCACGATGGTGCGCGTCTACACCCGGACACCGCGCGGCCAAGACATCGAGGGACGCTTCAATGTCGACCACCTCAAGCACCTCGGCCACGATCCGGCCGACACACCGACGTACGTCTGCGGACCGGCCGGCCTGATTGCGGTCGTCCGCGACGCGTACGACGAGGCCGGCGCGGCCGAGCGCCTGCAGCTCGAGTACTTCAAGGTACCGACGATCGACCTCGACGCCGCAGACGCGACCGGCACGCTCACCCTGGACGACAGCAACCAGGAGGTCGACAACAGCGGCAACACCATCCTCGAGCAGGCCGAGGCGGCCGGCCTCACCCCGGAGTTCGGATGCCGCATGGGCATCTGTCACAAGTGCACTACCCGCAAGAAGTTCGGCGCCGTCCGCAATGTGATCTCGGGAGAGGTACGCGCCGACACCGATGAGGAGATCACCATCTGCAACAACGTCCCCGTCGGCGACGTCTCCGTGGCGCTCTGACTCCCCGGCACCGCCACCGCCCACCACCATCAGGAGCCGAAGAATGAGCCTCGCCACCGACCACAACATGGCCCCCGCGCCCCTCGTCGCCGAAGACGACCGCCGCGCGACGATCGGCCTCGAGTACATGACGTACGAGGACCTCGAGGAGTTCGGCCGCGAGCTCGACGAGCTCCGCCAGGAGATCCTCGACGACCTCGGCCAGGAGGACGCCGACTACATCCGCCGGGTGATCAAGGTGCAGCGTGGCCTCGAGGTCGCGGGCCGCGGGCTGCTGTACTTCCCGTTCATCCCGCCCCTGTGGCTGCTCGGCGTCGGATCCCTGTCGTTGTCGAAGATCCTCGACAACATGGAGATCGGCCACAACGTCATGCACGGCCAGTACGACTGGATGAACGACCCGTCGCTGAACTCCAAGAGGTACGAGTGGGACATCGTCGACCCCGCCTCGAACTGGCAGTACCAGCACAACTTCCTGCACCACACGTACACGAACATCCACGGCAAGGACCGCGACATCGGGTACGGCCTGCTGCGCATCGACGAGGACCAGGAGTGGTCGCCGTACTACCTCGGCAACCCGCTGTACGCGTTCGTGCTGATGTTCATCTTCGAGTACGGCGTGATGTTGCACGACCTGGACGTCGACCGCGCGAAGGAGGGCCACGAGACCTGGGCCGAGTTCCGTGAGCGCAACCGCCCGGCGCTCCGCAAGGCCGGGCGCCAGCTCGCCAAGGACTACCTGATCTTCCCGGCGCTGTCCGGTCCGTTCTTCCTGTCGACGCTCGCCGGGAACGCGATCGCCAACGTCACCCGCAACGTCTGGGCGTTCTGCGTGATCTTCTGCGGTCACTTCCCGGCCGACGTCGAGACGTTCCAGCAGCAGGACGCCGAGAACGAGACCCGCGGCCAGTGGTACCTGCGCCAGCTCCTCGGCTCGGCGAACATCTCCGGCTCGAAGCTGTTCCATCTGATGACCGGCAACCTGAGCCACCAGATCGAGCACCACATCTTCCCCGACATCCCGTCGCGCCGTTACCCGCAGGTCGCGGAGAAGGTGCGCGACATGTGCGAGCGGTACGGCCTGAAGTACAACACCGGGCCGTTGAGCAGGCAGCTCGGCAGCGTCGCGAAGAAGATCGTGAAGCTCGCGCTCCCGCCGCGCAAGTAGACGGCGTAGGGCTCCGCCGGCGCCGGATTTCGGCGCGCGTTCGGGTCTATGTGGCATCGGTTGACACCTATTGGACCGATGCCACATAGACCCGAACGCGGCGCACCTGCCGTTACCTTCTGGTAACCGTGTCGTTGAACCCTCTATGACGCTCCCCCGGCGAACGTTCCTCGGGTACGTGCTCGGCGCGTCGACCCTCGTGGCCGCCGCCGACCTCGGACTCGCATCCACCGCCCGCGCGGAGATCCCCTCCGCGCCGCAACCGCCCGAGCTGTACGACCTCAACGACCTGCTGACGGACGCGGCGACGCCGACCGCCAACCTGATCACGGTCCGGATCAACACCGACGGCACGGCGTCGTTCGCGCTGCCCCGCGCGGAGGTCGGCCAAGGCATCACCACGTCGACGGCGATGTTGATCGCCGAGGAGCTCGAGCTACCGGTCGACAAGGTGCGGGTCACCCTCGCCGATGCCAGGCCCGAGCTGCTGTTCAACCAGCTGACCGGCGGGTCGAACACCACGATCTCGACGTTCACGCCGATCCGGGTCGCCGCGGCGATCGCCCGGCACGCCCTCCTCGAGGCGGCCGCGATCGTGCTCGGTGACACCGTCGACCGCCTGACCACCAAGTTGGGCGTGATCGAGGCGCCCAACGGCACCAGCATCACGTACGGCGAGCTCGCGAATGCCGCGGCATCCGGCAAGACCCGACGCGTCGAGGTCGAGCTCAAGCCCCGCGACGAGTTCAGCGTCATCGGCACCAGCCAGAATCGCCTCGACGCACGCGACGCCGTGACCGGGCGTAAGCGGTTCACCATGGACCTCGATGTACCCGATGCGCTGCCCGCGATGATCTGCCGTGCCCCGACGCTCAACGGCACGCCCAGCTATGTCCACAACCAGCGCGAGGTCGAGGCGATGCCGGGCGTCACCGACGTCGCGGTCGTACCCACCGGCGTCGCAGTACGCGCGCGCACGTTCGGCCAGTGCATCGACGCCGTACGCGCGCTGCGGGTCGACTGGCGTGGAGGCACCGCCGTCGGCAAGTCCGACCGTACGGTTCACCGCGAGCTCAAGGCGGCCGAGCTTCCGCTCGTCGTACCCGACGTCGACCCGCTCGCGCGAACCGTCGACGCGGAGTTCACGTTCTACTTCCGCAGCAACAGTGCGCTCGAGACGAACTGCGCCATCGCCGACGTACGTCCCGGAAGCGCGGAGATCTGGTCGGGGATGAAGTCGCCGATCGTCGCGCAGGAGGAGATCGCGGCGATGCTCGGGCTGCTCCCCACGGCCGTGACCGCACACGTCGTCGAGGGCGGCGGCTCGTTCGGGCGCAAGCTGTTCCACGACGCCGCGATCGAGGCCGCGCAGGTGTCGAAGGCGATGGGCAAGCCCGTCAAGCTGATGTGGCATCGCACCGACGACTCGCGGGCCGGCCGCGCGCACCCGATGGCCACGTCGCGCATCCGGGCAACGCATCTGCTCGGCAACGTCCTCACCTTCGAGCAGCGCCACACCAGCGTGAAGACCGATTTCGGCCACGGCGTCGGCGAGATCATCACCGCGCTGGCGGCGCGGCTGCCGGTCGGCGATCTCGGGTTCAGCGAGACGATCTTCACCCTGACCCAGGAGGTGCCGTACAACTTCGGCGTGGTCGATCAGCTGCTGAGCGAGGTCGACGGCGGCTTCAACACCGGCAGCATGCGCAACATCTACTCCCCCGACGTGTGCACGGCGCGCGAGCTCACCGTCGACCTGCTCGCCCGCAAACTCCGCAAGGACGCGTACGAGTTCCGCCGCGAGTTCGCCAAGAACAAGCGGCTGCGCACGGTGCTCGACACGGCCGCCGAGGCCGGCGACTGGGGCCGCTCGATGCCGGCGAACACCGCACAGGGCATCGCGGTGCACAAGGAGTACAAGGGCCTCAACGCCGCGCTCGTCGAGATCGACTGCCGCCCGGAGACCGTCGACCGCGACATCCGGGACGGCGTCGGCGGACCCCGGGTGACCAAGGTCGTGATGGCCGTCGACGTCGGCCTCGCGATCAACCCGCGCGGGCTCGAGGCGCAGATGCAGGGCGGCATCATGGACGGCATCGCGCTGGCCCTGACGTCGAGTCTGCACCTCGACACCGGACACTTCCTCGAGGGCAGCTGGGACGACTACTTCTACACCCGGCAGTGGAACGTGCCGCCCGAGGTCGAGGTGATCGTGGTCGACTCCGGCGTCGAGCAGCCGGGCGGCGCCGGAGAGTTCGGCGTCGCGTCGACCTTCGCGGCGGTTGCCTGTGCGTACGCCCGGGCGACCGGCCGGGTGCCGTCCCATTTCCCGATCAACCACCGCGACCCGCTCGCGTTCGAGCCCAAGCCGACGATGCCGCCGATCCCGCAGTCGCCGACCGACGGCCTCGAGCACACGTACTGAGGAGGGGCAGATGCCTACCCAGACCTTCCGGCTCAACGGCGAAGACGTATCGGTCGACGTCGAGGACGACGTCCGCCTGCTCTGGGTGCTGCGCGACATCCTTGGTGTCACCGGCCCGAAGTACGGCTGCGGCATCAACGTCTGCAAGGCGTGCACGTCCCACATCAACGGCAAGGCGTTCAACCCGTGCTCGGTACGCGTCGGCGACATCGCCGATGACGACGAGGTGACGACGATCGAGGGCCTCGCCGACACCGTCGACGGCGACCTGCATCCGATGCAGGAGGCCTGGCTCGACATCGATGTCGCGCAATGCGGCTACTGCCAGCCCGGGCAGATCATGGCGGCGGTCGCCAAGGTACGGCAGGCGCAGTCCGAGGGGCGCGCGATCGCCGACACCGACCTCGACGAGATCCGCAACATCTGCCGATGCGGCACCTACCACCGCATTCGGGAGGCGATCAAGGCCGGCGCCGAGCGGATGTGAGGCGCGCTCAGCCTTCTGGTCGCGCTCGTCGAGCCGCTCGTCCCTCGCTCTCTCCTCGCAGCTCAGCCGGCCGCGGTACGCCGGCACACCTCGTCCCACGGCGTCGGTTCGAGCCCGTACCTCTCCTCGGCCGCCGACGAGTCGAGTACGTACGGCCGGGTGAACATGTAGCTCATATCCATCAGCTCGCGCACCATCGGGTTGAACCGGCCGATGAGGCGCATCGTGCGCATCGGGAACGGCTTCACCGGTACGGGGCGCTTGCCGACGGCAGCCAAGACGTCGCCGAGGGCCTCGCTCTGGGTACGCGGCGCATTCGTCGGCGCATGCCAGACCCGACCCCAGGCATCGGCGTCGTCGGCGACCGCGGCGAGCGTACGCGCCATGTCGAGCACGTCGGTCCAGGAATGCGGCAGGTCCGGGTCGCCGATCACCCGAACGCCCTTACCCGCCAGCGCCCGCGGGAGGTTGCGTGAGACATGTCCGTTCTTGCCGACACCCGTACCTACGTAGTCCGAGCCCCGCACCTCGACGACGCGCGCCTCACCCGCACGATGGGCGTCGAGCGCATCTGCCCACATCCCCGCGCGGATCAGGCCCTTCTTGTCCGTCGCGGCATCCGGGAGGTCCTCGACCATCGGCACGTCGACCGGTCCGTACGGATACAGGCTCGCGGCCGTCACCAGTACCGCTCCGGTCTTGCGCGCGGCACCCAGCAACGACGCCGCCAGCGGCGGCCACACGGCCTGCCAGGTCGTGTAGTCGCCGGGATTTGCGCAGTTGTAGAGGGCGACCGCGCCGTCGGTCAGCCGCGCCAGGCCGTCGCCGTCGGATGCGTCGGCGGCCACCCGGCTCACGTTCCGCGCTTCGACCCCGCGCCCCGAACGGGTTACGACGGTGACCTGCTTGTCCGCCGCCGCCAGCACGGTCGCGAGCTCGGTTCCCACCGGTCCCGCTCCGACGATCACGTGTTTGTCGCTCATTTCCGCTCCTCAGGGTTTCGATGTTCAATACGAGAGCACTGATCTTGGTTGAGAGCATGGCACACGTTTCGACATTGAACAAGAGCACTGCTCGCAACTCTTGCCGCTGCTCTCATCTTGGGGCACCATGGCACGCATGACTACTGCTCCGTCCGCGCCTCGTACGGCTCGCGCGATCGCCCGCGAGCAGCTCACCCGCGCGATCCTCGATAGCGCCCGGCAGCAGCTTGCGAAGGTCGGTCCCGGCCAGCTCTCCCTGCGCGCCGTGGCCCGCGAGCTCGGCATGGCGTCGTCCGCGGTGTACCGGTACTTCGCGTCCCGCGACGAACTGCTCACCGCGCTCATCATCGAGGCCTACGACGAGCTCGGTACCGCGACAGAACGTGCCGACGCGGGCGTGACCCGACGCTCGTCGTACGCGCTGCGCTGGGAGGAGGCGTGTCACGCCATCCGCGCCTGGGCAGTCGCGCATCCGCACGACTATGCGCTTCTCTACGGCTCACCCGTGCCCGGCTACGCGGCGCCGACCGACACCATCACTCCGGCCTTTCGCGTCACCCGCGTCATCACCGGCATCATGATCGACGCCTCTGCGGCCGGCGTACGCCCTGCGGCACCGCAGGTCCCGGTGTCGCGCCGGGCGCACAGCACGATCGCCGGGCTTCGGGAGCTCGCCGAGGGCGCCCTCGACGACGCGGCGGCACTCGCAATCCTGCGGGCCTGGTCCGTCGTGATCGGCACGTTGACTCTCGAGCTGTTCGGACACATCGTCGGCGCCGTCGACGACTACGACGCGTACTTCGAGCACGTCGTCAAGCAGCTCGGGGTCGACCTGGGACTCCGCTGAGCCCATTCGCTCGGGTACCAACAGGTAGGGCGCGAACGTGCTCAGCGGTGCGACCCGCTACCTCCGGCTCGATTGGTATCGTTGGCGCCATGGCGATCAGTCGACATGAGATCAACAAGGACGTGCTGCAGCAGTCCGCCGAGGCGGCGACCCACACGGCCGCCGAGGTCGGGTCGATTCTGGTCAATGCCGTCCGCGACATCACCAGCTCCGTTGGCGATCTGGCCACCGAACTTTTCGAGATCCGCGAAGCAGCGGCGCGCGCCGAAAACGACAACCCTCCCGAAAACAGAAACGACTAGGTCGTGTCTGCTTATGCCACGTCGATCAGTGAGCGGGTCTCCGCGCCCGATCGGTCCCCCAGCCGCAAGGCGGCCGGGAGGTGCCCCCATTCGCGCGGGAGCGACGTTGTAGTCGATTCTCCTTCGAGCGACCGTAACGGAGCCGGGCGGGATGCGGAGGCACGCGAGCCGGCGGGGCATAGGCAGACACGGCCTAGTTAAAAGTCATTCTCCCGTAGGGTCTTGCACCTTGCTTGAGGTCTGAGTAAGTTCATGGTTACCTCAACACGCGGGGAGGAGGCCATTCTCATGGCCAGCATTGCGCGATTGCCGATGCCACTCATTGAGGTGTACGAGTGGCAGTACGAAGGCGCTTGCACAGAAGCCGATCCGGAGACGTTCTTTTCTCCCGAATCCGAGCGAGGTCCGCGAAGACACTCTCGGGAAGCCGTCGCGAAGAGCTTTTGTGCGCGATGTCCGGTGGTCAATGAATGTCTCGAGCACGCGCTTTCAGTACGCGAGCCGTACGGCGTATGGGGAGGGCTAACGATCGGAGAACGCAACAACCTGCTGACGCGTCGTCAGGCCGTTTAGCGTTCGCCGATTAACCCCAGAAGATTCGCTCGACGACGGCCCGGGCGTGTCGAGTGACGCGACGGTAGTCGTCGATCATCGGCTCGCTCTCGTCGCCATAGCCGAGCATAAACGCGACGCCGGCCCGGTCGTCGGCGTGCGTCGGCAGCGAGTCCGACGCCTTCGAGCGCACCAGCACGATGGCGTTGCGCGCGCGGCTGGCGAGGCGCCAGGCGGCCTCGAGCGCATCCGCGTCCGCGGCGTCGATCAGACCGGCGTCGCGGGCCGCGTACAGCGCGGGCAGCGTTTGCGGCGTCCGTAGCCCGTCGACGCGGTACGCGTGCTGCATCTGCATCAGCTGCACGGTCCATTCGACGTCGGCGAGACCGCCGCGCCCGAGCTTGAGGTGCAGTGCCGGGTCGGCGCCGCGCGGCAGGCGCTCGGAGTCGACGCGGGCCTTGATCCGCCGGACCTCGCTCACGGCGTCGTCGCTGATGCCGCCGTCCGGCCAGCGCAACGGGTCGATCAGGGCGCGGAAGTCGGCGCAGAGCCTCTCGTCGCCGATCGTGACGGACGCGCGAAGCAACGCCTGCGCCTCCCATACGGCAGACCAGCGGTCGTAGTACGCCCGGTACGACGCCAGCGTCCGCAGCAGCGGGCCTTGGCGTCCCTCGGGACGCAGGTCGGCATCGAGACCGACCCCCGGGTCGTCGCCGGGCGACGACAGCAGGTCGCGTACTCGCTGAATGACGCCCGTCGCGAGCTCGTGCGCGCGCGTCGGATCGGCGTCGGGATCGGGGTCGTGCACGAACATCACATCGGCGTCGCTGCCGTACCCCGTCTCGCCCCCACCGAGTCGGCCCATCGCGATGATCGCGATGCGGGTCGGCAGCGGACCGCCGTGCCCGCTCTCGGCAGCCGCGACGCACGCGTTGAGCGCGGCCGAGAGCGTCGCCGTGGTGATCGCCGTCAGCGCGGTGCCGACGGCCTCGATATCGAGCCGGCCGAGCACGTCCGCGATGCCGACGCGGGAGAGCTCCTTGCGTCGCAGCCTGCGGATGGAGCGGATCGCGTCGGCCGGGTCTGCGTAACGCCGTGCCGCGGTGTCCATCTCCTTGCGCAGCCGTTCGACCGAGCGCGGTACGAGGTCGTCGGTCTCGCCCAGCAGCGCGACCGCCTCGGGCGCACGAAGGATCAGTCCGGTGACGTACGTACTCGACGCGAGGATCGTCGCGAGCTGCTCGGCACCCTCGCCCTCGTCGCGCAGCTTGCGGAGGTACCACGGCGTCGTACCCAGCGCATCGGACACCTTCCGGAACGCGAGCAGCCCGGCGTCCGGGTCGGGTGCCTCCGCGAACCACGCGAGCATGGCGGGCAGCAGCTGTCGCTGGATCGCCGCCCGGCGTGATACGCCGCGGGTGAGCGCCTGCAGGTGGGCGAGCGCGCCCTTGGGGTCGTCGTACCCGAGCGCGACAAGGCGCTGCTCGGCGGCATCGGGTGTGAGCCGCAGCCCCTCGCGCGGCAACGCCGCGACGGTCTCGAGGAGGGGTCGGTAGAAGATCTTCTGGTGGAGCCGCTGGACCTCGCGGGTGTTGGCACGCCAGATTCGGCGGACGTCGCTGACGGGGTTCTGGCGCAGCTCGAGACTCCGCCCGATGCGGCGCAGGTCGACCTCGTCGGCGGGCATCATGTGCGTGCGGCGTAGCCCGTACAACTGGACGCGGTGCTCGAGCAGGCGCAGGAAGATGTACGCCTCGGCGAATGCCGCGCCGTCCTCACGGCCGACGTACCCGCCCTGGATGAGCGCGTACAGCGCCGACAGCGTGTTGCCGCTGCGCAGCGACTGGTCGGAGCGGCCGTGCACGAGCTGCAGCAGCTGGACGGCGAACTCGACGTCGCGCAGACCGCCGGGTCCGAGCTTGAGCTCGCGCTCGATCAGGTCGGGCGGGATGTGGTCGATGACGCGCCTGCGCATGGCACGTACGTCGCGTACGAAGTGGTCGCGGGTGCTCGCCTGCCACACCATCGGCAGGATCGCGTCGACGTACGCCTGACCGAGGTCGTCGTCGCCGGCGACCGGCCGCGCCTTGAGCAGCGCCTGGAACTCCCAGGTGCTCGCCCATCGCTCGTAGTACGTGACGTGGCTCTGCAGCGTACGGACGAGCGGGCCGGCCTTGCCCTCGGGGCGTAGCGCCGCGTCGACCTCCCAGATCGTGCCCTCGCCGGTGTGCTGGGAGCAGATCTGCATCATCATCGCGGCGATCCGGCTCGCGGCCCGCAGCGCCGTCTCGTCGTCGGTGCCGTCGGTCGGCTCGTACACGAAGACCACGTCGACGTCGCTGATGTAGTTGAGCTCGCCGCCGCCGCACTTGCCGAGTGCGATGACGGCGATCGTGCACGCGTCGCGGTCGTCGCCGAGTGCGCCGCGGGCGATGGCCAGCGCGGCACTCAGCGTCGCGGCCGCGAGGTCGGCTAGTTCACCGCTGGACTCCTCGAACCTGGTGGTGCCGATCAGGTCGCGGGCGGCGATCTGCAGCAGCAGCCGGTGGTACTCGACCCGCAGCGCGTCGATCGCCGCGGTGGTGTCCATCGCGGAGACCACCAGATCGGAGCCGGGGTCGGTGCCGGTCGCCGTCAGCAGCGCCGTACGAAGCTGCCCGTGGGAGACAAAGCTTTCGGTGAAGTGCTCGTCGGTCAATGCCGAGCGCTGCTCCGGATGGTGGTTGAGGAACTCGCCGAGCGCACGACTGGTGCCGAGTACGGCCGTCAGCCTGGCGTTGAGGTCGGCGTCCGCCGCGAGCGCGGCGACCGGGTCGTCGGCCGAGCGCTCCGCGATCCCCACCAGCGATGCGAGCGCGAGGTCGGGGTCGGCCGCGCGAGACCATTCGATGACCAGCTCCTCGGTGACCTGGTCGCCGAGGAGATCCAGCTGCGCGAGCGCGTCCGCGGGTGCCTGGAAGCCGAGCCGGCTGAGGCGGCCCGCGGTCAGGCCGTGCGTGGTGGTGGTCACGGGATGGAGCGTAGTGCAGACGGTGGACGTCGCTTCACCATGCCACCATGGTGTAGCGACGCCCGGCCGGCGCGGCCATCGGGACGTTTACCATGTGAACATGGTAAACGTCCGCTTTGCATGCCGAATTCAGCATGCTAGGCGGACCTTTGCCCCGCAGAGCACG harbors:
- a CDS encoding ferredoxin reductase — its product is MARTRSTRGLARRLLASSFVDSLTTPHSIDRFLEHVHPMLTVHDVRARVVEVTHETGLASTVVLEPNDAWDHFTPGQHVQFGVEVDGKRRIRCFSVSSSAYRDDGRFSVTVKVHPDGYVSQFLRHELRAGTLVHLSRAEGEFVLPATVPDDLLLISGGSGVTPVMSMLRSLRDGGHSRPVTFLHYARTRDDEIFAAELDEIEASCPWVTMVRVYTRTPRGQDIEGRFNVDHLKHLGHDPADTPTYVCGPAGLIAVVRDAYDEAGAAERLQLEYFKVPTIDLDAADATGTLTLDDSNQEVDNSGNTILEQAEAAGLTPEFGCRMGICHKCTTRKKFGAVRNVISGEVRADTDEEITICNNVPVGDVSVAL
- a CDS encoding TetR/AcrR family transcriptional regulator, whose translation is MTTAPSAPRTARAIAREQLTRAILDSARQQLAKVGPGQLSLRAVARELGMASSAVYRYFASRDELLTALIIEAYDELGTATERADAGVTRRSSYALRWEEACHAIRAWAVAHPHDYALLYGSPVPGYAAPTDTITPAFRVTRVITGIMIDASAAGVRPAAPQVPVSRRAHSTIAGLRELAEGALDDAAALAILRAWSVVIGTLTLELFGHIVGAVDDYDAYFEHVVKQLGVDLGLR
- a CDS encoding NAD-dependent epimerase/dehydratase family protein encodes the protein MSDKHVIVGAGPVGTELATVLAAADKQVTVVTRSGRGVEARNVSRVAADASDGDGLARLTDGAVALYNCANPGDYTTWQAVWPPLAASLLGAARKTGAVLVTAASLYPYGPVDVPMVEDLPDAATDKKGLIRAGMWADALDAHRAGEARVVEVRGSDYVGTGVGKNGHVSRNLPRALAGKGVRVIGDPDLPHSWTDVLDMARTLAAVADDADAWGRVWHAPTNAPRTQSEALGDVLAAVGKRPVPVKPFPMRTMRLIGRFNPMVRELMDMSYMFTRPYVLDSSAAEERYGLEPTPWDEVCRRTAAG
- a CDS encoding WhiB family transcriptional regulator, which encodes MPLIEVYEWQYEGACTEADPETFFSPESERGPRRHSREAVAKSFCARCPVVNECLEHALSVREPYGVWGGLTIGERNNLLTRRQAV
- a CDS encoding fatty acid desaturase family protein, which encodes MSLATDHNMAPAPLVAEDDRRATIGLEYMTYEDLEEFGRELDELRQEILDDLGQEDADYIRRVIKVQRGLEVAGRGLLYFPFIPPLWLLGVGSLSLSKILDNMEIGHNVMHGQYDWMNDPSLNSKRYEWDIVDPASNWQYQHNFLHHTYTNIHGKDRDIGYGLLRIDEDQEWSPYYLGNPLYAFVLMFIFEYGVMLHDLDVDRAKEGHETWAEFRERNRPALRKAGRQLAKDYLIFPALSGPFFLSTLAGNAIANVTRNVWAFCVIFCGHFPADVETFQQQDAENETRGQWYLRQLLGSANISGSKLFHLMTGNLSHQIEHHIFPDIPSRRYPQVAEKVRDMCERYGLKYNTGPLSRQLGSVAKKIVKLALPPRK
- a CDS encoding bifunctional [glutamine synthetase] adenylyltransferase/[glutamine synthetase]-adenylyl-L-tyrosine phosphorylase translates to MTTTTHGLTAGRLSRLGFQAPADALAQLDLLGDQVTEELVIEWSRAADPDLALASLVGIAERSADDPVAALAADADLNARLTAVLGTSRALGEFLNHHPEQRSALTDEHFTESFVSHGQLRTALLTATGTDPGSDLVVSAMDTTAAIDALRVEYHRLLLQIAARDLIGTTRFEESSGELADLAAATLSAALAIARGALGDDRDACTIAVIALGKCGGGELNYISDVDVVFVYEPTDGTDDETALRAASRIAAMMMQICSQHTGEGTIWEVDAALRPEGKAGPLVRTLQSHVTYYERWASTWEFQALLKARPVAGDDDLGQAYVDAILPMVWQASTRDHFVRDVRAMRRRVIDHIPPDLIERELKLGPGGLRDVEFAVQLLQLVHGRSDQSLRSGNTLSALYALIQGGYVGREDGAAFAEAYIFLRLLEHRVQLYGLRRTHMMPADEVDLRRIGRSLELRQNPVSDVRRIWRANTREVQRLHQKIFYRPLLETVAALPREGLRLTPDAAEQRLVALGYDDPKGALAHLQALTRGVSRRAAIQRQLLPAMLAWFAEAPDPDAGLLAFRKVSDALGTTPWYLRKLRDEGEGAEQLATILASSTYVTGLILRAPEAVALLGETDDLVPRSVERLRKEMDTAARRYADPADAIRSIRRLRRKELSRVGIADVLGRLDIEAVGTALTAITTATLSAALNACVAAAESGHGGPLPTRIAIIAMGRLGGGETGYGSDADVMFVHDPDPDADPTRAHELATGVIQRVRDLLSSPGDDPGVGLDADLRPEGRQGPLLRTLASYRAYYDRWSAVWEAQALLRASVTIGDERLCADFRALIDPLRWPDGGISDDAVSEVRRIKARVDSERLPRGADPALHLKLGRGGLADVEWTVQLMQMQHAYRVDGLRTPQTLPALYAARDAGLIDAADADALEAAWRLASRARNAIVLVRSKASDSLPTHADDRAGVAFMLGYGDESEPMIDDYRRVTRHARAVVERIFWG
- a CDS encoding (2Fe-2S)-binding protein, with product MPTQTFRLNGEDVSVDVEDDVRLLWVLRDILGVTGPKYGCGINVCKACTSHINGKAFNPCSVRVGDIADDDEVTTIEGLADTVDGDLHPMQEAWLDIDVAQCGYCQPGQIMAAVAKVRQAQSEGRAIADTDLDEIRNICRCGTYHRIREAIKAGAERM
- a CDS encoding molybdopterin cofactor-binding domain-containing protein, with the protein product MTLPRRTFLGYVLGASTLVAAADLGLASTARAEIPSAPQPPELYDLNDLLTDAATPTANLITVRINTDGTASFALPRAEVGQGITTSTAMLIAEELELPVDKVRVTLADARPELLFNQLTGGSNTTISTFTPIRVAAAIARHALLEAAAIVLGDTVDRLTTKLGVIEAPNGTSITYGELANAAASGKTRRVEVELKPRDEFSVIGTSQNRLDARDAVTGRKRFTMDLDVPDALPAMICRAPTLNGTPSYVHNQREVEAMPGVTDVAVVPTGVAVRARTFGQCIDAVRALRVDWRGGTAVGKSDRTVHRELKAAELPLVVPDVDPLARTVDAEFTFYFRSNSALETNCAIADVRPGSAEIWSGMKSPIVAQEEIAAMLGLLPTAVTAHVVEGGGSFGRKLFHDAAIEAAQVSKAMGKPVKLMWHRTDDSRAGRAHPMATSRIRATHLLGNVLTFEQRHTSVKTDFGHGVGEIITALAARLPVGDLGFSETIFTLTQEVPYNFGVVDQLLSEVDGGFNTGSMRNIYSPDVCTARELTVDLLARKLRKDAYEFRREFAKNKRLRTVLDTAAEAGDWGRSMPANTAQGIAVHKEYKGLNAALVEIDCRPETVDRDIRDGVGGPRVTKVVMAVDVGLAINPRGLEAQMQGGIMDGIALALTSSLHLDTGHFLEGSWDDYFYTRQWNVPPEVEVIVVDSGVEQPGGAGEFGVASTFAAVACAYARATGRVPSHFPINHRDPLAFEPKPTMPPIPQSPTDGLEHTY